The genomic window GGAGGGCCGGCGGTGTTGCATCCGGGAGTAGCCATCGCGCCCGCCGCCCTCGGCCCGCTCGGCCGTGTCCCCTGAGGTGTCGTATGCGATCGTTGGGAGAGGACGCGGAGGCGCTCCGCCTGGGGTTGGTGATGGGCCTCCATCAGCCGAGGGACGTCGTCGCCTGGGCGGACGGCGTCATCGAGGCGATGGAGTCGCCGCCGATCGAGATCATCGAGATTGCGCTCGCGAAGGACCGGCCGGCGGATGAGCTGAGTCGCCTTCTGCAACGCGTGGCCGGGCCCAACGACATGGCGATGGCCGCCCATCGGACCCTGCATATCCTACGTGCCTCCGCGAGCGGTGGCATGCCGCTGGCGACCTTGATCGACATCCTCCTCATCTACTCGACGCAGGCGAGGATTCCCGAGGCGGAGCGAAAGGCCGCGGCGGAACTCGGCGCCCTGTATGATGACCTGGAATACTGGGGCACCCCAGAAAACTTGGCAGACGAGGTGAGGGCGTTCCTCGACCGGTATGCGAGTGGCTCCGGAGGGGAGCGGAATTCGTGATGGACCTTCCCATGTCCCGGCCCCCGCGGATCCTCAGGAAACCTGGCGTATGCGGCGGCGACGCATGCGTCCGGGGCACGAGGATCCCGGTGTGGACGCTCGTGCGAATGCGGCAGCTCGGCGTCCCGGAGGCCGAGATCCTCCGGAGCTATCCGTCTCTCCGGGCGGCGGACCTCGCCCATGCCTGGACGTACGCCGAGGCTCACCGAGAGCAAATTGAGCAGGCGATCCGGGAGAATGAGGAGGATGAGTGACCAGGTACCGCGGGGGCCAGGCCCGTGAGGTGAGACCGCCCCGAGCCTTCGCGGTCGCTACCGGCACGGGGCGGTCCGGATCATCGTTTGCCCGGCCGATGGCGATCGACCGGGACGGGCGGGCGGCCGGTCCAGCCCGGCGCGGAATCCACCGCACCGGCGGGGCTGCGGCCACGCGGAAACCGAGGTTGTTGTTCCGGTTGTCCGGCGTGTTCCTGTTGCGGTTCGCCGGGCGGCAGTTCCTCGGGTCGTTGTTCCAGCTACCGCCCCGGATCACCCGGTTCGGGGCCATGGCCGTCCGCCGCGAGCGATTGTAGGACCCGGTGCCGCCAGCGCCAACTCGTCGTCGGGCCGGCCCGCGCGAAGGCGACCAGCGCCGCGGCCCGGTGCTGCAATGCGGCCTCGTCCAGTCGGCCGGCCGCGTGCTCGCGCTCCAGCCACCGGACCTTGCGGGCGAAGCGGACCCGGCTGCGCCGGTTCAGCAATACGTGGGTCGGATAGATCCGGCACCCCAGGAAGTCCATCCCGCAAGCGGTCCGGTTGATGTAGGGCTCGGGCTTCAGGTCGAGCGACAACTCTCCCGTCAGGTACTCGCCGATGCGGTCGCGAACGATGGCCAGGCCGGAGCGATCCTCGCCCCAGACGACGAAGTCGTCCATGTACCGGACGTAGCCGCCGGCCCGGAGGCCCTCCTTGACGAACCGGTCGAGCCGGCCCAGGTAGAAGTTCGCGAAGTGCTGCGACGTCAGGCTCCCGATCGGCAGGCCGAGCCCTGGCGCAACCTCGTGGCTGGCGATGATCCGGCCGAACAGGTCGAGCAGCCGCCGGTCCTTGAACGTCCGCCCCAGCATCGCGAGGAGGATGTCGTGGCGGATGCTGTTGAAGTACTTGCGGATGTCGAGCTTGAGGAACCACGGGGCGCGTCTCGCGAAACGCTGCGCCCGTTCGACCGCCGCCAGGCGGCCCTTCCCCTTGCGGCAGGCGAAGGTGTCGCCGATCAGGAACCGCTCGAAGACCGGCTCGCAGACGAGCGTCACGGCGTGATGCAGGACCCGATCGCGGAAGCATGGCGCCGTGATC from Aquisphaera giovannonii includes these protein-coding regions:
- a CDS encoding reverse transcriptase/maturase family protein, with amino-acid sequence MKRAGRLMERVWDRDNLREAFARAARGKRARRDAAAFAARLDENLADLARDLADGTYSVGPYHQFTIFDPKERVITAPCFRDRVLHHAVTLVCEPVFERFLIGDTFACRKGKGRLAAVERAQRFARRAPWFLKLDIRKYFNSIRHDILLAMLGRTFKDRRLLDLFGRIIASHEVAPGLGLPIGSLTSQHFANFYLGRLDRFVKEGLRAGGYVRYMDDFVVWGEDRSGLAIVRDRIGEYLTGELSLDLKPEPYINRTACGMDFLGCRIYPTHVLLNRRSRVRFARKVRWLEREHAAGRLDEAALQHRAAALVAFARAGPTTSWRWRHRVLQSLAADGHGPEPGDPGR
- a CDS encoding DUF433 domain-containing protein; translated protein: MSRPPRILRKPGVCGGDACVRGTRIPVWTLVRMRQLGVPEAEILRSYPSLRAADLAHAWTYAEAHREQIEQAIRENEEDE